The Pelorhabdus rhamnosifermentans genome includes a region encoding these proteins:
- a CDS encoding efflux RND transporter permease subunit, translated as MNITRFSIQRPVGIAMIVLFFVVLGLFSFYRIGVELLPAVNTPIVTVSVSYPGAGTEQIEQDVIKPLENSLSSLSNLKHMTSMARPEKAQIILEFEFWANADSASIDATKYVDAVRSKLPTGIQEPVVIKRDINALPIMQISVLADKPLADVYTLANDVFVERLQRAGGVSDVTLDGGRDKEVAVEVDKDKLAFFNISLDQIINRIEQENVLTPAGSVFTDKRETNVRLLAQYASPEELASIHVNNAAGASIPLSSLAIVKEQDQRVTRYARTNGQDVVSLTIYKNSDANLVDTVKTAKKQLESLRAEYPDYHFVTVTDASQYVQDSLNNTLEALIEGLCTTSLVLYLFLRGWRSTVAVLVAIPTSLISTFFAMYVAGFTFNMMSLMGMSLCIGILVDDSIVVLENIHRHMRMGKPPRVAAEEGRTEIGMAAIAITLCDVVVFMPIAFMTGMTGQYFRQFGLTIVFATLFSMFVSFTLTPMLASRLFKNGIQEPEGKIWDLMSRFEAGAIAKYEKLLRWSLGHGGKLVAGVLIIFVGAVALVPLGIIGAEYMPNTDEGSFRINIQMPVGTNIDETNRSVREVEDFLSTIPEVTNYLSSVSTYTGGVTVQMVDRKERSRSVWQVTDEVRQALKGTLPTAIVQVSETQSSVAGVSGGAGSGGPNTAPVQIELQGMNLDTLAKASYAVQDTLAKVPGVKDIRSSYTEGMPELRLYVDREKLKFYNTTVNNVNNVFNAAIAGGLAGYYTNDPTNDGQDTDIYVRLKDSDGYKASDIRSIPVLTNSKNLVKLGDIATVKDDLGPVMLRRVDKQESINISANITDRPLQEVLNDIKKNINPKDLGKGVTYRFTGQADNMHDTFLEMAQALGLSLILVYMLLAILYESVSTPVIRMFSLPLGIIGSLVFLALTRNTINLYSLIGFLVMDGLVAKNGTLLLDYTLTLMEQGMSAYDAIIEAGKTRLKPIFMTTLTMIVGMLPTALAMTAGSETRVSMAWVLIGGLITSTFFTLIITPIAFLFFEKHPVRSWFKGTTWIQWAKTKSSK; from the coding sequence GTGAATATAACCCGGTTTTCCATTCAGCGCCCGGTAGGCATTGCCATGATTGTCCTATTCTTTGTTGTCCTTGGTTTATTTAGTTTTTATCGTATTGGGGTAGAATTATTGCCTGCTGTTAATACCCCTATTGTAACAGTCAGTGTGTCTTATCCTGGTGCGGGCACTGAACAAATTGAACAAGATGTTATTAAACCATTGGAAAATTCTTTGTCATCCTTGTCGAATTTAAAACATATGACATCTATGGCTCGTCCAGAAAAGGCACAAATTATTCTGGAATTCGAATTTTGGGCGAATGCCGATTCTGCTTCTATTGATGCGACAAAGTATGTGGATGCCGTACGGAGTAAATTGCCGACAGGCATTCAAGAGCCTGTTGTTATTAAACGTGATATTAATGCTCTGCCTATCATGCAAATTTCTGTTTTGGCTGATAAACCACTTGCTGATGTCTATACACTGGCTAATGACGTGTTTGTGGAGCGCTTACAGCGAGCCGGTGGTGTATCGGATGTGACGCTTGATGGTGGACGCGACAAGGAAGTGGCTGTTGAGGTTGATAAAGACAAACTCGCCTTTTTTAATATTTCATTAGATCAAATTATTAATCGTATTGAGCAAGAAAATGTCCTGACACCAGCTGGATCGGTTTTTACAGACAAGCGTGAAACGAATGTGCGCCTTCTTGCCCAGTATGCTTCACCAGAAGAGCTTGCTTCTATTCATGTGAATAATGCCGCAGGGGCCAGTATTCCGCTCAGCAGTTTGGCGATAGTAAAAGAACAGGATCAGCGTGTTACGCGTTATGCGCGGACAAATGGACAGGATGTTGTTTCACTGACGATTTATAAAAATAGTGACGCCAATTTAGTGGATACGGTTAAAACAGCGAAAAAGCAGTTGGAAAGCTTGCGCGCTGAGTATCCGGATTACCATTTCGTTACGGTAACAGATGCGTCTCAGTATGTTCAGGATTCATTAAATAACACCTTAGAAGCTTTGATTGAAGGTCTCTGTACAACAAGCCTCGTGTTATATCTTTTTTTACGGGGCTGGCGATCTACTGTGGCGGTTTTGGTGGCCATTCCGACTTCACTCATCTCAACCTTCTTTGCTATGTATGTAGCTGGATTTACCTTTAACATGATGTCTCTTATGGGTATGTCTCTTTGTATAGGTATCCTTGTCGATGATTCGATTGTTGTGCTGGAAAATATTCATCGCCATATGCGTATGGGCAAGCCGCCGCGCGTGGCCGCGGAAGAAGGGCGAACAGAAATAGGTATGGCTGCCATTGCCATTACCTTATGTGACGTTGTCGTCTTTATGCCAATTGCTTTTATGACCGGCATGACAGGACAATATTTTCGTCAATTTGGCTTAACCATTGTATTTGCTACGCTTTTTTCTATGTTTGTGTCTTTTACCTTGACGCCGATGTTGGCTTCCCGGCTGTTTAAAAACGGCATTCAAGAGCCTGAAGGGAAAATCTGGGATCTTATGTCGCGATTTGAGGCAGGGGCCATCGCAAAATATGAAAAATTGCTGCGTTGGAGTCTTGGTCATGGCGGGAAACTTGTTGCCGGTGTTTTGATTATCTTTGTAGGTGCTGTGGCGCTTGTTCCGCTTGGCATTATTGGTGCGGAATATATGCCAAATACTGATGAAGGAAGCTTCCGCATTAATATTCAAATGCCCGTAGGGACCAATATTGATGAAACAAATCGGTCGGTGAGGGAAGTTGAGGACTTTCTTTCTACGATTCCGGAGGTTACTAATTATTTATCCAGTGTATCGACTTACACTGGTGGTGTGACAGTTCAAATGGTGGATCGCAAGGAGCGCAGTCGCAGTGTTTGGCAGGTGACTGATGAGGTGCGGCAAGCGCTGAAAGGGACTTTGCCGACAGCTATTGTTCAAGTTAGTGAGACGCAATCCTCTGTTGCGGGTGTATCAGGCGGCGCCGGAAGTGGCGGACCTAATACAGCGCCAGTACAGATTGAATTGCAGGGGATGAATTTGGATACTTTGGCTAAAGCCTCTTATGCTGTGCAGGATACCTTAGCGAAAGTGCCTGGTGTTAAAGATATTCGCAGTTCCTATACGGAGGGGATGCCTGAACTTCGATTGTATGTAGATCGGGAAAAACTGAAATTTTATAACACAACAGTCAATAATGTCAATAATGTATTTAATGCGGCTATTGCCGGCGGGTTAGCTGGCTATTATACGAATGATCCTACAAATGACGGTCAAGATACAGATATTTATGTGCGGCTTAAGGATAGTGATGGCTATAAGGCTTCGGATATACGTTCTATCCCGGTGTTGACGAATAGTAAGAATTTAGTGAAGCTGGGTGATATTGCTACTGTTAAAGATGATCTAGGGCCTGTCATGCTGCGACGTGTTGATAAGCAAGAGTCAATTAATATTTCGGCAAATATTACAGATCGACCATTGCAGGAAGTACTGAACGATATTAAAAAGAATATCAATCCGAAAGACCTTGGGAAAGGTGTTACTTACCGCTTTACAGGCCAAGCAGATAATATGCATGATACCTTTTTGGAGATGGCCCAGGCTTTGGGATTATCCCTTATCCTGGTGTATATGTTGCTCGCTATTCTCTATGAATCTGTTTCTACTCCTGTTATTCGGATGTTTTCTTTGCCACTCGGTATTATCGGTTCACTTGTTTTTTTGGCTCTGACACGTAATACCATTAATCTTTATTCTCTTATTGGTTTTTTAGTAATGGATGGGTTGGTGGCAAAAAATGGCACGCTGTTGCTTGACTATACCTTGACACTTATGGAACAAGGGATGAGCGCTTACGACGCCATTATTGAAGCAGGAAAAACGCGGCTCAAGCCAATTTTTATGACGACCCTGACGATGATTGTCGGGATGCTGCCAACAGCTCTAGCCATGACAGCTGGTTCGGAAACAAGGGTGAGTATGGCCTGGGTGCTTATTGGGGGACTCATTACTTCGACCTTTTTCACCTTGATTATTACACCGATTGCCTTTTTGTTTTTCGAAAAACATCCCGTTCGCAGTTGGTTTAAAGGAACGACATGGATTCAATGGGCTAAAACAAAATCTAGTAAATAA
- a CDS encoding metal-sensitive transcriptional regulator: MLVEKEQIELRKRLKKVAGQINGIDKMIDEGRYCIDIIQQILAAKAALNKVALMIVESHAKSCVVRAVKEDHGDESIDELMNVLRQFNK; this comes from the coding sequence GTGTTAGTAGAAAAAGAACAAATCGAGCTAAGAAAGCGATTAAAAAAAGTGGCGGGCCAGATTAACGGGATTGATAAAATGATTGATGAGGGTCGTTATTGTATTGATATTATTCAGCAAATTTTAGCGGCGAAAGCGGCCTTAAATAAGGTGGCACTCATGATTGTGGAGAGTCATGCGAAAAGTTGTGTCGTCAGGGCCGTTAAAGAAGATCATGGTGACGAAAGTATTGATGAATTAATGAATGTTTTGAGACAATTTAATAAATAA
- a CDS encoding heavy metal translocating P-type ATPase has translation MMATEPEQRSVILKISGMSCAACASRIEKGLTRLDGVDMTAVNFAAEQANVTYDSARIGLKELVKKVKDLGYDVVTDRAEFKISGMHCAACATRVEKVLHKLPGVEQASVNLAAEKAVVEYHASELSIREIQNRIGSLGFEAHNMADASESDREQVVRQSEIRGQRFRLILSAVLSFPLLGAMVLHSIGMVGGVGEFLMNSTVQFILATPVQFIAGWPFYHGAYAALKNGSANMDVLVAMGTSAAYFYSIVNMLTGDSHLYFETSAILITLIILGKLLEATAKGRTSEAIKALMGLQAKTAHVMRGDSEVDVPIDAVQVDDVLVVRPGEKVPVDGIIVEGTSTLDESMLTGEGIPVDKRAGDPVVGATINKFGAFQFKATKVGKDTALAQIVRIVEEAQGSKAPIQRFADVVSGYFVPIVVSIAVLTFVVWYFILDLGNFSRALVNFTAVMVIACPCALGLATPTSIMVGTGKGAENGILIKGAEHLENAQRLTTIVLDKTGTLTKGQPEVTDRVALMDFSDRDILELAASAEKKSEHPLAQAIVKYAQEQGVSFQAAENFSAIPGYGVQAVIDNKQLLVGTRKLMQDHHIAVEMIEKKMMELEQQGKTVMLLAVDEKLAGLIAVADTVKANSAQAVNELQKLGMEVWMITGDNERAAQAIAESVGIHHVLAEVLPEHKAAKVEALKKEGKIVAMVGDGINDAPALATADVGFAIGTGTDVAMEAADITLMRGDLKGLVGAIKLSKATMQNIKQNLFWALMYNSLGIPLAAAGYLSPVLAGAAMAFSSVSVVTNALRLKRFHF, from the coding sequence ATGATGGCTACGGAACCAGAACAACGTTCTGTTATCCTGAAAATTTCGGGCATGTCTTGTGCGGCTTGTGCGAGTCGAATTGAAAAGGGATTAACCCGCTTAGACGGTGTAGATATGACGGCAGTTAATTTTGCAGCGGAACAGGCGAATGTTACTTATGATTCGGCGCGAATTGGGTTAAAGGAGCTTGTGAAAAAAGTGAAAGATTTGGGCTATGATGTTGTGACAGATAGAGCGGAATTTAAAATTTCCGGTATGCATTGTGCAGCTTGTGCGACTCGGGTTGAGAAAGTTTTGCATAAATTGCCTGGCGTAGAGCAAGCTTCTGTAAATTTAGCAGCAGAAAAAGCCGTAGTGGAATATCACGCTTCTGAATTGTCGATTCGTGAAATTCAGAACAGAATTGGGAGTTTGGGTTTTGAGGCCCATAATATGGCCGATGCCAGCGAAAGTGATCGTGAGCAAGTGGTGCGGCAAAGTGAAATTCGTGGACAACGATTTCGTCTTATTTTGTCGGCTGTTCTTTCTTTTCCTTTGTTAGGAGCGATGGTTTTGCATTCAATTGGCATGGTAGGGGGAGTCGGCGAGTTTTTGATGAATTCTACGGTACAGTTTATCTTGGCGACACCTGTGCAGTTTATTGCTGGATGGCCTTTTTATCATGGGGCTTATGCTGCATTAAAGAACGGCAGTGCCAATATGGATGTGCTCGTAGCAATGGGAACATCTGCTGCTTATTTCTATAGCATAGTGAATATGCTTACAGGTGATTCTCATTTATATTTTGAGACATCGGCGATTTTAATTACGCTGATTATTTTAGGTAAGCTGCTTGAGGCAACAGCCAAAGGCCGAACTTCTGAAGCCATCAAGGCGTTGATGGGGCTCCAGGCCAAGACGGCCCATGTCATGCGGGGTGATTCAGAGGTAGACGTGCCTATTGATGCCGTGCAGGTAGATGATGTTCTTGTTGTGCGGCCCGGGGAAAAAGTACCTGTAGACGGGATTATTGTGGAGGGGACTTCTACATTAGATGAGTCCATGTTAACTGGTGAAGGCATTCCTGTTGATAAAAGAGCCGGTGATCCTGTTGTGGGTGCCACAATTAACAAATTTGGTGCCTTTCAGTTCAAAGCAACAAAAGTAGGCAAGGATACGGCGCTTGCACAAATTGTTCGCATTGTTGAGGAAGCTCAAGGTTCTAAGGCACCTATCCAGCGTTTTGCTGATGTTGTTTCAGGCTATTTTGTACCGATTGTTGTAAGTATTGCTGTACTTACTTTCGTGGTCTGGTATTTTATTTTGGATCTCGGAAATTTTTCACGGGCTCTCGTGAATTTTACGGCCGTCATGGTTATTGCCTGTCCGTGTGCGCTGGGGTTGGCTACGCCGACGTCCATTATGGTTGGAACAGGAAAAGGCGCTGAGAACGGGATACTTATCAAAGGTGCCGAACATCTCGAAAATGCACAACGGTTGACAACGATTGTGCTGGATAAGACGGGTACCCTTACGAAGGGGCAGCCAGAAGTGACCGATAGGGTGGCCTTAATGGATTTTTCAGATCGGGATATTTTGGAATTAGCAGCTAGCGCGGAGAAGAAATCTGAACATCCCTTGGCTCAGGCTATTGTAAAGTACGCTCAGGAACAAGGGGTTTCGTTTCAAGCAGCTGAGAATTTCTCCGCCATTCCCGGGTATGGCGTACAAGCTGTTATTGATAATAAACAGCTCTTGGTTGGCACTCGTAAGCTTATGCAGGATCATCATATTGCTGTTGAAATGATCGAGAAGAAAATGATGGAATTAGAACAGCAGGGGAAAACGGTTATGCTTTTAGCAGTAGATGAAAAACTAGCCGGCTTGATTGCTGTGGCAGACACTGTCAAGGCAAATTCCGCCCAAGCTGTGAATGAGTTACAAAAGCTTGGCATGGAAGTATGGATGATTACGGGAGACAATGAACGCGCGGCGCAGGCGATCGCTGAAAGTGTTGGCATTCATCATGTATTGGCTGAGGTCTTACCTGAGCATAAAGCCGCAAAGGTCGAAGCGCTAAAAAAAGAAGGTAAAATCGTAGCTATGGTCGGTGACGGTATTAATGACGCGCCGGCGCTAGCCACGGCTGATGTTGGTTTTGCCATTGGCACAGGTACTGATGTGGCTATGGAAGCAGCAGATATTACCTTAATGCGAGGTGATTTGAAGGGGCTTGTTGGCGCTATTAAGCTCAGTAAGGCTACAATGCAGAATATTAAACAAAATCTTTTCTGGGCGCTTATGTATAATTCGTTAGGTATTCCACTGGCGGCTGCGGGCTATTTGTCACCTGTGTTGGCTGGTGCGGCCATGGCGTTTAGTTCTGTCTCTGTAGTGACTAATGCCCTGCGGTTAAAACGATTTCACTTTTAG